The genomic window CCGACCACATAACTACGGCATATCAGCCGAGCAGTTGGTTGCGGAGTCGCCGAACGTCCGCATCGTCGATACCGGCGTCGCGCAGATACCCGGTCAGCGACCCGAACGTCTCGTCGATGGTCTGCCACGCAGCGGTCAGGTACTCGGGGCGCACACCCAGCACACCGTCGGACAGCCGGGCTTTGGTGAAGGTGATGACCTCTGGAGTCAACTCGACATCGGAGCGTTGCGAAATCATCTCCGAGATCCGGGTCCGCAACTGCGGCACCGAGTCGTTGCTGCGCAGATAGTCCGCGACGATGGCGTCCCGGTCCACCCCCACCGCTTCCAGCACCGTCGCCACCACAAAGCCGGTGCGATCCTTACCCGCGAAGCAGTGGGTGAGTACCGGACGCCCGTCGGCCAGCAGCGTGAACACCCGATGCACGGCGCGCTGGGCTCCGTTGCGCGTCGGGAACTGCCGGTACTCGTCGGTCATGTAGCGGACGGCGGACTCTTCGATGGACGCCTCGGATTGGTCCGCCTCGCCATTGGCGCCGTCGGTGAGGAGCCGCTTGAACGCGGTTTCGTGCGGCGCCTCGTCGTCGGTGCCGGCTTGGTCGTCGGCGAGGTCGGGGAAGGGCAAGAGGTGAATGTCGACCCCGTCGGGCACCTGGCCGGGGCCGCGTCGGGCGACCTCGCGCGACGAGCGCAGGTCGGCCACGTCGGTGATGCCCAGGTGGCGCAACGCCGCCCGGCCGTCCTCTTCCAGGCGGCTCAACTCACTGGACCGGAACAGCCGTCCGGGCCGAAACGCTCCGGTGCTTTCTGCGACGTCGCGGAAGTTCCAGGCGCCCGGCAGGTCCCGGACCGTCATGTCAGGTGACCGCCGCGGCAAACGGGGACTTCTCCCGGCCCAGCTCGGCGCGGGCGATGGTGCGCATGTGCACCTCGTCCGGCCCGTCGAAGATGCGCATGGCGCGGTGCCAGCCGTAGAGCCGGGCCAGCACGGTGTCGTCGCTGACCCCAGCGGCGCCATGCACCTGGATGGCGC from Mycobacterium kubicae includes these protein-coding regions:
- a CDS encoding tyrosine-protein phosphatase, which translates into the protein MTVRDLPGAWNFRDVAESTGAFRPGRLFRSSELSRLEEDGRAALRHLGITDVADLRSSREVARRGPGQVPDGVDIHLLPFPDLADDQAGTDDEAPHETAFKRLLTDGANGEADQSEASIEESAVRYMTDEYRQFPTRNGAQRAVHRVFTLLADGRPVLTHCFAGKDRTGFVVATVLEAVGVDRDAIVADYLRSNDSVPQLRTRISEMISQRSDVELTPEVITFTKARLSDGVLGVRPEYLTAAWQTIDETFGSLTGYLRDAGIDDADVRRLRNQLLG